In Lycium barbarum isolate Lr01 chromosome 9, ASM1917538v2, whole genome shotgun sequence, the DNA window TGAGCAAAGTCGCGCCCGTGAGATATTGCTTTAACAAAGTTCCATAGCAAGAATGTAATGCCACAGCTGCTACTCCTGCTGAAATAGGATGCCATTTCTTCAGTACAGGGCTGAAAGTTTCCTTCTCCTTAGCTGCTAATTCTTCAGTTTCATTGGCTAACTTAATTAGTGTCTGGCTCACTTCTTCCAATTCAAAACTTGCACCATCTATGCTCATTTCTTCCAACATCTATTTTGCGCatgaagaaagaaaaaataataatgtTACATTAAGGAAaccttaaaaattaaaaaaaaaaaaactgaaaggGTTGAAAGCTATATTGCTCGGACCCTCCAAAAATGTTGCCGGACCCATTTTTGATCCTTCGAAAAATGCATAGCATTTGAAGGATCCAACATACACCCGATAGTatagagtccgagcaacataggttgaAAGAAGGGCTAAAATACTGAAGTTTAACTTCTATTGTCAACTTCAAGTTACCGCCTATAATGAGTGGAATTAGTATCATGTGAAGTAAAGAAATAAGTAACTGTCTATAACAAGTGGAATTAGTAAAATGAAACTAAGGGATGTGACATGCTATAACGAATGGAATTAGTAAGTAAAGTCAGAAAAATAAGGAACTGTCTATAACAAGTTGAATTAGTAACATGAAACTAAGTCATGCGACATGCTATAACGAATAGAATTAGTAAGTTTACGGAAAATAAGTTACTGTCTATAACAAGTGGAAACTAAGGCGCATTACATGCTATAGCGATTAAATACACTAACCATAGTATAGAAACTCTTTACATCGTCAGTATATTAAACTGAAATCCAGGATACTAACCTTAGCGAATGCATTCCTCACGGACGAACGGATGAAGTAACTGACTTTATTTCCAGCTGATTCATCTGCGAGTTCGTCCCCTTTCTCAAAACGAGTAGATGTATATCCCGGAACATCTTCCTCTAATATCTTGGTGGCCGCGAAGAACAGAGGAAGATTGTTTTCCACTAATCCAGCACTTCCCCTGTTGAAATTTTCGTGATAATTAACCAATCTTTTCTCTGACCATTCCCTCATAGTAGCCAACACATTTGCCAACATGTTAACATAAACAGGCTCCCTGTCCACTTTCTTAGCATCACTAGCAACCTCACTACTCAACATAATCATCGATGCGCCTAAAAGATCAGGCTCGACTTGGCCTGTCGCAATGTACTGCTCGAATAACACCCAAGTAAAACACAAGTTATGAATTGATTTGTTGATACCCAAAATTACCCATGTTTTCTTCATCAATTCAAGAAGCTCGTCGACTTCATCAAGAACCATCGTATTGTCTTTTAAGTCGAAAACAGAGGATAACAGAGCAGAGTAAATATGTATATTTAAAGGGAATCCATCAGCCCAATGGCAAATATCAGTAGGGGAACCATCAACTGTTCTCCAGGCTAAGGACACTACAGAATTACATAAAGCTCTCATTGTTTCTGAATTTTTGCCAGTGTCAATGGCTTTATTTTCGGCTAATTTTATGATTTCTCTGAAGCGTTTCGCAAATGTGTTTGATCTTTCTACTGGGATTGAAGGGTGAAGAAGAAGGCCTGCTTCTAGGATTCTAAGCTGACGTTTTTGCCATTGATGGTACTCGTGTGTATCGTTGAATTCGGATGGTTTAAGGTGGCGTAATAGCTCTAATGGTAAGATAATTGTCTCTGCTCGTCTTCCCATCTGCTCAAATTTCACAACATTTGTTCAATTTGTCTGCTCTTTTAATCTTGAATTCATTAACATAGAAAAGGTCTTATAGGCTATACAATAAGTGTAATTCTATAAAACAACAAACTGATAAGGAAGAAAACCATATATCAGAATCATGCTGATGAATAGATATTTAGAAGAAAACCATATATCAGAATCATGCTGATGAATAGATATTTAGAACATTTGCCAAAGAAAATTTTGCTTCATTCTTCTCATAAAATATTTgtttgtgagagagagagagagagagagagagtaaagaatttgtggaaatattaagaggaAAAATTTCATGGGTGGTTGTCCATGTTTGTGCATTACAGCATTACCCAAAAGTCACGTCATTTGTTACATAAAAATGGATCTTCACTTCATTTGTTACATAAAAATGGATCTTACTTTGCTTCGgctataaataaaaaaataataataaaaaaagtaaCTCTGACCGAATTTGGTGAAAAATCCACCTGAAATGtgagaaaataacaaaaatgtcTCCTAATTTCAATTTCTCTTATGCTTTGATCATTTTCCAGTTTTCAAGTCCTTCAGCTTTCTAATGTAAATACCCCATGAAAAATATAAGACTTCTTAATCACATTCAGCTATTAACCAAAATGAATTTTGATTGTACATTTTAAACAATGTAGCATATTATATTGTTCACTATTTTGAAAAACATATTATATGTTCATATAGCAACATTTAAATGTTATATATACAATTCAAAACATCCATTAATTTAAGTTTGATTAATTTCTAAAAGTTCAATTAAATTGTCTCTCGATGGAGCAAAGCCGAATCATTTCCTCATTtgtttttctttatattttctgTAATGCATGCGAAAGACATTAAACATGCAAAATAGACATAATGTACGTACTTGGCCAACAAGAGTTCTCATAAGAGTTTTACGTAGCCTACTATCACTTTGCTCCGACACCCGCATTTGACGCCTCATAATCTCGGCCGACGTCATCGGCCTCCGCGCCCTCGTATGGGGCACCGTGAATGCTACCTTGGGGCTTGTGCCGCCCCCAGGCGAGGATGGGGTGCCTCCATAAGAGCTGGTTCTCCGTGATCGTGACCGCTTTAACATCTTCAACCCTAACGCCGTTTTCACCTTGCTAGTCACGGCCATCCCCACCCCGGATGGCTTCACCGGTGATCCGGGGCTGGTAGATCCAGCCCCGGACCCGCTTCCATCTCCTCCTTCCGACGGATTATGATACGAGATAGCCGTCCTACCCCCGAACCCGGGGGATGACCGACATGCAGTGAAGAATATCTCGTAAGCCGCGTCTCGAAAATGGTCACGGTGAAGACCGTCAATATTTTCGAAAGGCCAATCGAGGTCAAAGTCAACAGACACAACATCCTCGCCAATAGTATTTGCATGGCGAGGATGTTGTGTCATGGTGGTCGTAGTaggtgccatttatgggctagcGGCTATGACAAACTCCGCGACGGATATGTAATTTTTGTTAGATATCCGGCGGAAGAGGGCGGAGAGAGAAGCCGGTGAGCATTAGACTTTATTTTTTTCGAGGCAAAGAatgaaagaagagagaaagagagaagaaaagCAAGAGAGAGAGAGCTATTTTTGgtggagaaaaagaaagagaaagagggaAAGAATAGATGGTTATGGGAAACTCTTATTGTATTTCTCCGAATAAAACGAAGAACCAAAGGTGGTGAAAGAAGAGAGAATTAGACACATTCCTccaatatttttttgaaaatagtAAGGAAAAAAAGTTATGTTTTGTCTTATTCATTTAATTAGTTGACCATTagtttatttattttcaaaatgtACATGAGGAAAGGTTACAATCTTTCCATCAGTTCAACCGGTGGAGAAATTAAAAAATTTGCTCCATCTCTATTTGGTTTACCATGAGTTAATATCTAATGCTAGGTGATATGGAAAAGCATCAGATAAGAGACGGCCTAACTAGCCCAAAGGTCCCACCAAGGATATATTGCTTTTTTACCCCACCCCAAATTAACATCATTTTCATACCCGGTTTAGACTTTAGACAGACTGCTACTTGTTTATTGAAATCCAAAAGTAGTGGTACAGTAGTAGGAATCAAAGTATGCCTAAATCGGGCTAGGGGTGGTGAAACAGGAAAGCATGAACCACATAATTTCCCTAAGTTTTGAAAAGCCTATATATTTTCTCAGCTCATTTTTGCTTATTCAATTTAGTCAGTTTAAAAGTTGGACTGATTTAGGATTATCATGGCtatgaatataattttttttctattGAATCTCATTTTCTTGTTATCAAATCTTGAGACCTCCAAAACAAGCCTATATGGATTCTAGTTATTCTATGTTTTTGCTTGTTATTTGGCATTAACGTTTTAGTTACTgcatttaaatttaaaaataaattcttAAAGACAAAAAAGAGTTCGAAATAATAAAGTAAAAGTTACACATTAGGCCACTTGGTCAAAAATATATAGTCACTAGCAAATATTTGTTTTTCAGttttttgcgcagattgcccttcaaaggcactggtctttaattttttcccctcaaattgttggtcgttaatttttgcccttcgcttaaaaaattGACCGAAAATACCCTGAGGTTTCAGATTTGAACTCCGCttagtcaaaaaaaataaaaaatcgcaaaGTAGAGgttggattcgcaagacagagttgcaaactctgccttaagggtaGAGTTGCTACCTTAAGGCAAGCTCTCCCTTATAAGATagaactctgccttgcgaattcaaATTCTGTCatgcaatttttttattttttttattttgactgAGTGGGAGTTTGAACCCGGAACACAAGGGTTTATAGgcgagggcaaaaattaaagaccaacattttttaagggcaatcgtgcaaattgcccccctttttttttagcAAGCTACTATTTGAGTTAATTTACTAAAATTTTAAAAGATTGGTCCGTCCTACCCCGCAGTCTGCGTAGAGTTGTGTTTAGCAGGCTATTGTAAGGCCCTTTCAAATAATGGGTTGGCCAATCCCAACTCATCAAATTTTATGGCTCGTGAAGACTGGGCTTGATTGGGCTGGACAAGCCATTTGATAGCTCTACTGTAACTTACAGGAATAACTATCTTTTAAGGGTTGTTAACAAGTAGTAGCTATCTTTTATAAATTTACAATTCATAGCTAGTTTATGGAAAATTCactgtatttgagtgtatttgaatacactgttcagtTGTATCCAATCTTATTTTAACGTCAGGTGTATTTGACTGTATTGGAATACATGAAATGTTAATTTCTCTGAATACATGTCTATTAAAAAAGATTGATACCAGTGCATTTAAATACAAGACGGAGCTGTGTattttattgtatatatatatatatatatatatatatatatatatatatatattgatgtatCTTTTTGTTTTGGCTGTATTTGGCTTTATATAGATCATTCAAACAACACATACGGTTAAATACATCTAGTTTGCCTAAAAATACATCTAGTTTGCCCAAAAATAAAATCAGCCAAATACATTAAACTTATATTTAtactaaaaaaaatgaagaaatacactcaaatacacttAGATCTGAGATACAAGAAAGAGAAGAAGCCATGGATTCCGGTCAAATACAAAATAATACACTCAAAAAATGATGAATATACTCAAATACACCCAGATCTGCTatacaagaaggagaagaagccatGGATTCCAGTCCAATCTCTGAtcaaatacaaaaaaatacactaaaaaaatgaCGAATACACTCAGATATGAGATCTCATGTTTGTTACTCAAAGATCTCATGTTGTTCAGCAATTTATCGGGCAAGCAAGTAGGCGATTATGAATGATGAGTCCAAGTTTGATGAATCTTGTCTCCGGCGAGGAACCGGGGCCGGAGGGAACAGCAAGGAACTGGCGCTGGAAGAGTCTAGAAACCCTATTTTCTTTCCAGTAAAAAGAAAATATTTCTTTacccaactccaactccaaatctGGAATCATTTTCTAGATCCGAGCAAACACTTTGTATTAAATCAATAATCTGGAATAAAAGTCTATATCTAGTGATGTAACACCTCATACCTTCAAACTGAACCTTATGCATGATCCATGAGTTAGAAAACCAAGACAGGGAGTTTTAGGATTAAAATCCGTTTCAGTTCAGTGATCAACGTTTTACGCCAGGTTTTACGGATCGTAAAATGTTTTACGGGTCGTAATTGTAACGTAATTGGACCTCAGAATATCCAACTCACTGTTaccgatttacggtccgtacaaGTTTCAAGGACTGTACTTTGTATCGTAAAATATTTTACGGACTGTCTTTTGTACCGTATAAGTAGCAGGAGAAAACCAAGCCACTGTAACCGATTTACGGTCACTTTTACTGACTGTAAAaatatttacggaccgtaaaagtctTGCCGACTGAACAATATAAATTCACGTTTTTAGTCTTTtgttccatatttttcattctcctcaagccctagcacgaagttCCTCATCCTcctacatcaaggtaagtcactCCTAAGTATTCCAAGTGAATTCTGACAGATAACATGAACTAGTGTATTTGGCCGCCCTTCGCGCGGTATGATGATAAATTTAAATgatatttttataatattaagtagagaaaataaaaagaatagAAGAAGATAAAATGGAAATTATTCTGTTGGATTGATGAATCAATGTAACTCGTAAAAAAGAATAGAAGAAGATAaaatggaatttttttaaatactTTTGTTCTTTTTTACTTCTACTTTTTCTCTCTTCCCCAATCCCCAAtcttattttccttttctttcctaTTCGTTTGTTCCATTTTATTCGCCGGTTCTTTTTCCACCTTGTTGTTGTTACTCATAAGTCACTTCAAAAATTTAAATTACATtatcacaaaaaataaaaattacactACTGATTAGGAATATAAAAGGGCTGTAATAGGTCAATGAATGCATAGTTAATATAGATTTTCCACTTGCTTtaataacaaaagaaaaagaggtatatttttttcttcacaaactataacaaattGACCAGAATTTACAGCAAGGAATCATTCATTGATTTTTTTTCATAGGTATAGAAACTTTACTAcatgaaaaaggaaaaagaaaaacaaaaatggagggaaaaagaGAAGCAAGTTACTCCTCACAACAAAAGATAATGATCGATGCAACAATTACCACTAACCTGCAAAAAACAACACAACTAAAGTCAATAAAATATGAGAAAGCATAAACAAATTAAAgaacacacacacaaaaactAACAGGAAGCCTCAAACAAAGATCAAAAGCATAATATTTCCAACTAAAATCAATGAAaacaggaaaaagaaaaaagtaatAGCAAATACTATACTTATTTTAAGTATTTGTAGTTGGAAAATATCTAGGCAATTGGACTTCTCTAATACGGAGGAGCTTTTAAAAGACACCTTCCTTAGTTTGGAAAGTAAATGTAACCGGCAGTGGAAGATGCAAAGATAAGTCA includes these proteins:
- the LOC132610078 gene encoding protein unc-13 homolog, translating into MAPTTTTMTQHPRHANTIGEDVVSVDFDLDWPFENIDGLHRDHFRDAAYEIFFTACRSSPGFGGRTAISYHNPSEGGDGSGSGAGSTSPGSPVKPSGVGMAVTSKVKTALGLKMLKRSRSRRTSSYGGTPSSPGGGTSPKVAFTVPHTRARRPMTSAEIMRRQMRVSEQSDSRLRKTLMRTLVGQMGRRAETIILPLELLRHLKPSEFNDTHEYHQWQKRQLRILEAGLLLHPSIPVERSNTFAKRFREIIKLAENKAIDTGKNSETMRALCNSVVSLAWRTVDGSPTDICHWADGFPLNIHIYSALLSSVFDLKDNTMVLDEVDELLELMKKTWVILGINKSIHNLCFTWVLFEQYIATGQVEPDLLGASMIMLSSEVASDAKKVDREPVYVNMLANVLATMREWSEKRLVNYHENFNRGSAGLVENNLPLFFAATKILEEDVPGYTSTRFEKGDELADESAGNKVSYFIRSSVRNAFAKMLEEMSIDGASFELEEVSQTLIKLANETEELAAKEKETFSPVLKKWHPISAGVAAVALHSCYGTLLKQYLTGATLLTKQTVLVLQKAGRLEKVLIQMAVEDSVECEDGGKAIVREMVPYEVDLIIMSLVRKWIQERLKKGKEIIMRAKETETWNPKSKSEPYAQSAVDLMRHAKEAVDNFFEIPMVISEDLVGDLADGFEHLFKEYITFVTSCGSKQSYIPTLPPLTRCSQDSRFSKLWKFAICSVGADEQNHHIIDEGNHPRLSTSRGTQRLYIRLNTLHYFLLQLHSLDKTLSISSKIVPSPRSRHSKNRQVGSYSYFDHTRSAIQIAVQHVSEVAAYRLIFFDSHSVFYGSLYVRDVENTRIRPALRALKQNLTLLCAILTDRAQPLALKEVMKASFEAYLMVLLAGGSKRIFSRADHQIIEEDFESLKRVFCTCGDGLIVEDVVDTEAEAVEGVIALMGQSTEQLVEDFSIVACEASGMGVVGSGQKLPMPPTTGRWNRSDANTILRVICHRNDKVANHFLKKTFQLAKRRPY